A section of the Candidatus Goldiibacteriota bacterium genome encodes:
- a CDS encoding GNAT family N-acetyltransferase, with protein sequence MEYEFLVRRAGLSDMQVLVDFVEALFLIEKNFRTGRKNHENGLLEIICGGRGAVFLAECNGKAAGMATAQIVISTSAGGVSLLVEDVFVAEQYRGKGAGRLLMDEVKRWGLKNGALRMQLVADKTNKYVIDFYKKLGWEESIMMGLYYNF encoded by the coding sequence GCAGGTGCTGGTGGATTTTGTGGAAGCGCTTTTTTTAATTGAAAAGAATTTCAGAACAGGCAGAAAGAACCATGAAAACGGGCTGCTTGAAATCATATGCGGCGGCAGAGGGGCTGTGTTTCTGGCGGAATGTAACGGCAAAGCCGCGGGAATGGCCACTGCACAGATTGTTATATCCACCTCGGCCGGAGGGGTTTCGCTTCTGGTGGAGGATGTATTTGTGGCTGAACAATACAGGGGCAAGGGAGCCGGAAGACTGCTGATGGATGAAGTAAAAAGGTGGGGGTTAAAAAATGGAGCTTTAAGAATGCAGCTTGTAGCTGATAAAACCAACAAATATGTAATAGATTTCTATAAAAAACTTGGATGGGAAGAAAGTATCATGATGGGTTTGTATTACAATTTTTAA
- a CDS encoding sigma 54-interacting transcriptional regulator, producing the protein MYYHVVIENLLYEISQIVVENKPLKEMLEMVLLKTAEKLGMKRGMIAILDRKTNEIMIRAAYGLSNIWMEKGRYKVGEGITGQVVESGETVFVANIASEPKFLNKTGIWKKDDGEGLSFLCIPVKSGCEVLGTIAFDKKYVNLKDAESDIKVLTIISAMITQAMRLYQAEHEEKAALIEENERLQTELKSRFKPANIIGTSKAMMDVFTMVEKVASTNSSVLILGESGVGKELIAQEIHYNSKRADKPFIKFNCAALPESLAETELFGCEKGAYTGAYQSRRGRFESADSGTLFLDEIGELGPSVQSKFLRVLQEREFEKVGGNNTVKVDIRIIAATNKDLAEEVKNKTFREDLYYRLSVFPIIVPPLRERKTDIPMLADYFIDKYSKMNAKSIKRISSTAIDLLVAYHWPGNVRELENCVERAVILSNDGVIHAYHLPPTLQTDKSSKTAYSGTLQKAVGIVEHEMIVEKLKAAEGNMALAAKELGLTERIMGLRMKKYGIDYRLYRKVVRNKKLKKTG; encoded by the coding sequence ATGTATTATCATGTGGTTATTGAAAATCTGCTGTATGAAATCAGTCAGATTGTTGTTGAAAATAAGCCGTTAAAAGAGATGCTTGAGATGGTATTATTAAAAACCGCGGAAAAACTTGGCATGAAACGCGGAATGATAGCAATTCTTGACAGAAAAACAAATGAAATAATGATAAGGGCGGCTTACGGGCTTTCCAATATATGGATGGAAAAAGGAAGGTACAAGGTAGGCGAAGGCATTACGGGGCAGGTGGTGGAAAGCGGGGAAACGGTCTTTGTGGCCAATATAGCCAGCGAACCAAAATTTTTAAATAAAACAGGAATCTGGAAAAAAGATGACGGGGAAGGGCTGTCATTTTTATGTATTCCGGTCAAAAGCGGCTGTGAGGTATTAGGAACCATAGCTTTTGATAAAAAGTATGTTAATTTAAAAGACGCTGAAAGCGATATAAAGGTGCTGACAATAATAAGCGCAATGATAACCCAGGCCATGAGGCTTTATCAGGCGGAACACGAGGAAAAGGCCGCCCTTATTGAAGAAAATGAAAGGCTTCAGACGGAATTAAAGAGCAGGTTTAAACCTGCCAATATCATAGGCACATCAAAAGCCATGATGGATGTCTTTACTATGGTGGAAAAAGTGGCATCAACCAATTCGTCTGTTCTTATACTGGGCGAAAGCGGTGTAGGCAAGGAACTGATAGCACAGGAGATTCACTACAACAGTAAAAGGGCGGACAAACCATTTATAAAATTTAATTGTGCCGCGCTTCCGGAGAGCCTTGCGGAAACAGAGCTGTTTGGCTGTGAAAAAGGCGCGTATACAGGGGCGTATCAGTCGCGTAGAGGGCGGTTTGAATCCGCTGACAGCGGTACTTTATTCTTAGATGAAATAGGAGAACTTGGACCATCTGTACAGTCAAAATTTTTAAGGGTACTGCAGGAAAGAGAGTTTGAAAAAGTGGGCGGAAATAACACGGTTAAAGTGGATATAAGGATAATAGCGGCCACCAATAAGGATCTTGCCGAAGAGGTAAAAAATAAAACTTTCAGGGAAGATTTATACTACAGGCTAAGCGTGTTTCCGATAATTGTTCCGCCGTTAAGAGAGCGCAAAACAGATATTCCCATGCTGGCGGATTATTTTATAGATAAGTATTCAAAGATGAACGCAAAGAGTATAAAACGCATCTCCTCTACGGCCATAGATCTGCTTGTAGCTTACCATTGGCCGGGAAATGTGCGTGAATTGGAAAACTGTGTAGAACGCGCTGTAATACTTTCAAATGACGGGGTGATACACGCTTATCATTTGCCGCCAACCCTGCAGACGGATAAGTCCAGTAAAACCGCGTATTCAGGGACGCTTCAAAAAGCGGTGGGGATAGTAGAGCATGAAATGATAGTGGAAAAGCTAAAAGCAGCGGAAGGAAACATGGCGTTGGCGGCTAAAGAACTTGGTTTAACCGAACGTATTATGGGGTTGAGGATGAAAAAGTACGGCATAGATTACCGTCTGTACAGAAAAGTTGTAAGAAATAAAAAATTGAAAAAAACCGGCTGA